A genomic window from Nicotiana sylvestris chromosome 11, ASM39365v2, whole genome shotgun sequence includes:
- the LOC104218209 gene encoding pentatricopeptide repeat-containing protein At4g21065-like yields the protein MTSKSYQQLNNLATKILHLLNKTCISPAHISQIQTQLILHNLHFNTTIAHNFISACQSLGLLNSAFTLYTKLIKKPHIFICNTLIQAFSQTEVTLKRNSISMYAHMHTEAIFPNNYTFPFVLKSLSDLKELKLGQSVHTHIVKWGHACDIYVQNSLLNLYASCGKIDLCKQQFDEMPHRDVVSWTVMIMGYKDCGKYDDALVVFEQMRNAGVAPNRVTMVNALSTCANFGALDMGMWIHDYIRRSGWELDVILGTSLIDMYGKCGKIEYGFWVFQEMKQKNVYTWNAVIRGLALAKSGEEAVPLFFIMERENVSPDEVTLVAVLCACAYSGMVEQGREIFSWLMNGKYGFPPGVKHYACMVDLLARYGHLEDAFRMIKEMPMEPTKSVWGALLAGCRLHGNQEMSEFAAWKLVGLAPKNSAYYVVLANLYGEMGRWNDAEKIRAMMKERGLSKDLGSSSVELEDQKDLLELLR from the coding sequence ATGACATCAAAATCATATCAACAGCTTAACAATTTAGCAACAAAAATCCTTCATCTCTTGAACAAAACCTGTATTTCACCTGCTCATATTTCCCAAATTCAAACTCAACTCATTCTCCACAATCTCCATTTCAACACTACCATTGCCCATAACTTCATCTCAGCTTGCCAATCTTTAGGTCTCTTAAACTCTGCTTTCACCCTTTACACCAAACTTATCAAGAAACCACACATCTTCATTTGCAACACTCTCATTCAAGCATTTTCACAAACAGAAGTTACACTGAAACGAAACTCCATTTCTATGTATGCCCACATGCATACAGAAGCCATTTTTCCGAATAATTATACTTTCCCTTTTGTTCTTAAGTCTTTGTCTGATCTTAAGGAGCTGAAACTAGGCCAATCTGTACATACTCACATCGTAAAATGGGGTCATGCTTGTGATATTTATGTTCAAAACTCGTTATTGAATTTGTATGCTTCATGTGGCAAGATTGATTTGTGTAAACAACAGTTCGACGAAATGCCTCACAGAGATGTTGTTTCTTGGACAGTTATGATTATGGGTTATAAAGATTGTGGGAAGTATGATGATGCGCTTGTTGTGTTTGAGCAAATGAGAAATGCGGGTGTGGCACCGAATCGGGTGACGATGGTGAATGCATTGTCTACTTGTGCTAATTTTGGTGCTTTGGATATGGGTATGTGGATACATGACTATATAAGGAGGAGTGGGTGGGAATTGGATGTGATATTAGGTACTTCTTTGATAGATATGTATGGGAAATGTGGGAAAATTGAATATGGTTTTTGGGTATTTCAAGAAATGAAACAGAAGAATGTGTATACTTGGAATGCTGTGATCAGAGGGTTGGCATTGGCTAAAAGTGGGGAGGAGGCGGTACCATTGTTCTTTATCATGGAGCGCGAAAATGTCAGCCCTGATGAAGTGACATTAGTTGCTGTGCTTTGTGCTTGTGCATATTCCGGAATGGTTGAACAGGGTAGAGAAATCTTTTCTTGGCTGATGAATGGGAAGTATGGATTTCCACCTGGTGTGAAACACTATGCATGTATGGTTGATCTATTAGCACGCTATGGGCATTTAGAAGACGCATTTAGGATGATCAAAGAGATGCCAATGGAACCTACGAAGAGCGTTTGGGGTGCACTGCTTGCTGGCTGCAGACTTCATGGCAATCAAGAAATGAGTGAGTTTGCAGCTTGGAAACTTGTCGGATTGGCACCTAAGAATTCGGCCTATTACGTTGTCTTGGCTAATTTATATGGTGAAATGGGAAGGTGGAATGACGCGGAGAAAATTCGAGCTATGATGAAAGAGAGGGGACTATCAAAGGACTTGGGTAGTAGTTCAGTAGAACTTGAGGATCAAAAGGATCTACTGGAATTGTTAAGGTGA